A window of the Sporosarcina sp. FSL K6-2383 genome harbors these coding sequences:
- a CDS encoding MFS transporter: protein MTWKDYPQNLKVRLVTSFLNRAVSSAVMPFMALFFAQEISKVWAGIFLLFTVIVSFFVNLIGGYISDRFPRKRVLVLTSLASACMFLVMTISLYPKDNIIWLFAIAYVLYIVTSSLGRPAMNALIMDSTTPDNRKAIYALDYWLVNLSLAIGAALGGLLYVHHQIELFAFLTMTSISLPIAYKVWLIDEQTIRFKKQHRNVLLDVIQSYKIAFQDSPFVKVVLGSMFIFAAEFSLNSYIGVRLAETFESVYIGGFELAGVRMLSILNIENMLLVVCFTFMINKFTDRFSKQRVLLIGLLIYSIGYITVMSANIWYILLLFNLIATLGELIYSPVRNAEQANMIPVDKRGSYSAFANISFSGADLIARSTIIIGAYLIPTMMSVYIGVILMVGIFLLYTGLFWRKPVKL from the coding sequence ATGACTTGGAAAGACTATCCACAAAATCTTAAAGTTCGCCTAGTCACATCTTTTTTAAATCGTGCTGTCTCATCGGCGGTCATGCCGTTTATGGCCTTATTTTTTGCACAGGAAATAAGCAAAGTTTGGGCGGGTATCTTTTTACTATTTACAGTTATCGTCAGTTTTTTTGTTAATTTGATTGGTGGTTATATATCTGATCGCTTTCCACGTAAAAGAGTATTGGTCCTCACTTCATTGGCAAGTGCGTGTATGTTTTTGGTTATGACAATAAGCTTATATCCTAAAGATAATATTATTTGGTTATTTGCAATTGCTTACGTACTTTATATTGTGACAAGTAGTCTTGGGCGACCGGCTATGAATGCTCTTATTATGGATTCGACGACACCGGATAATCGAAAAGCTATTTATGCGCTTGATTATTGGCTTGTGAATTTATCGTTGGCGATTGGGGCTGCCCTTGGTGGCCTGTTGTATGTACATCACCAAATTGAGTTGTTCGCATTCCTAACAATGACTTCGATAAGCTTACCGATTGCCTATAAAGTCTGGCTCATTGATGAACAGACAATTCGGTTTAAAAAGCAGCATCGGAATGTGTTGTTGGATGTCATCCAAAGTTATAAAATTGCTTTTCAAGATAGTCCATTTGTCAAAGTCGTACTTGGCTCCATGTTTATCTTTGCTGCGGAATTTTCTTTAAATAGCTATATTGGTGTTCGCCTAGCGGAAACATTTGAATCTGTATATATTGGCGGATTTGAACTAGCAGGTGTACGCATGCTAAGTATTCTTAATATCGAAAACATGCTGCTCGTTGTCTGCTTTACGTTTATGATCAATAAATTTACGGACCGTTTCAGCAAGCAAAGAGTATTGCTGATTGGTCTTCTTATATATAGTATCGGTTATATTACGGTCATGTCAGCAAACATTTGGTACATATTGTTGCTGTTTAATTTAATTGCTACGCTTGGCGAACTCATCTATTCACCTGTACGTAATGCAGAGCAAGCAAATATGATTCCAGTAGATAAACGAGGTTCTTATTCGGCCTTTGCCAACATTTCATTTAGTGGAGCAGACCTGATCGCTCGTTCAACAATTATCATAGGTGCTTATCTAATCCCTACGATGATGTCTGTTTATATCGGTGTTATTTTGATGGTCGGTATTTTCCTATTGTATACAGGTTTGTTTTGGAGGAAACCTGTTAAACTGTAA
- a CDS encoding ABC transporter substrate-binding protein, whose protein sequence is MDTYLLTLWKSVPSGNIKQKELAEVLHLSAKQTTRYIQKWSTEGWLTFTSGLGRGNVSTLLWLKNVEAIFEEQVTRIIIEEPVELSSKYLELDWSLDSKQRLLNTFRSKFGYLQTSNDKLVIPKRFPFLTMHPLKAADVSSANIVANIFNRLVAVDEQSTVLPELAHSWDVTTYKLRLYIKKDIRFHDGSILTAEDIVVCLNKLRNHPQFQELWVPIHHIDAPAPLVIDIYYPDGCSYCLHMLGTMNASIYKESKDELLGTGCFYVQDNHDSKTTLAAFKDYFGERPLVDLVEFVQVPEDFEIAYRSTTQIEDQPTFQVEGDSGFGVVIMNSFRNSAIRRKEIRDYVHYVIAKHRYTISQADARLLSNHQGFLIGQSKTYTIPEVKRPEFSTPLVLKIVNYIQETTMWLKEILEKEGVPIELKQISFTDNLYDDDRNQSFDRFIHGEIFEMNKNFSFFQLLKNGYSPLAAIVKNEPTLNRYLADYAHTPFEDWTALNLKVEKALLENSVMIPLYYAKRQIPFSADLMNINIKHFGYIDFSKVWVRPTIK, encoded by the coding sequence ATGGATACATACTTATTAACTTTATGGAAATCGGTTCCATCTGGTAATATCAAACAAAAAGAACTGGCAGAAGTGCTCCATTTAAGTGCTAAACAAACGACACGTTATATACAAAAATGGTCTACAGAAGGATGGCTGACATTTACTTCAGGACTTGGTAGGGGCAATGTATCTACTCTTCTGTGGCTAAAAAATGTAGAAGCTATTTTTGAAGAGCAAGTTACGAGGATAATTATTGAAGAACCCGTTGAACTCAGTAGTAAATATTTAGAATTAGATTGGTCACTCGATAGTAAACAGCGTTTACTAAATACATTTCGTTCGAAATTTGGCTATCTTCAAACCTCCAATGATAAGCTCGTGATCCCAAAAAGGTTCCCATTTCTAACGATGCATCCTCTAAAAGCTGCCGATGTCAGTAGTGCGAATATAGTTGCAAATATCTTTAATCGACTCGTTGCTGTCGATGAACAAAGCACTGTCCTACCTGAACTTGCACATAGCTGGGATGTCACTACATACAAACTTCGATTGTATATAAAAAAAGATATACGATTCCATGATGGATCTATATTGACTGCCGAAGATATAGTCGTTTGTTTGAACAAGCTACGCAATCATCCACAGTTTCAAGAGTTGTGGGTACCTATACACCACATCGATGCTCCCGCTCCATTAGTCATCGATATTTATTACCCAGATGGCTGTAGCTATTGTTTACATATGCTTGGAACAATGAATGCTAGTATTTATAAAGAAAGTAAGGATGAACTACTGGGAACAGGTTGCTTTTATGTTCAAGATAACCATGATTCGAAAACAACTTTAGCCGCTTTTAAAGATTATTTTGGTGAAAGACCTTTAGTAGACCTTGTAGAATTTGTACAAGTACCTGAGGACTTTGAAATTGCGTATCGATCAACAACACAAATAGAGGACCAGCCCACATTTCAGGTGGAAGGTGATTCTGGCTTCGGCGTCGTCATCATGAATTCATTTCGTAATTCAGCAATTCGGCGCAAGGAAATTCGTGACTATGTCCATTACGTTATTGCAAAACATCGTTATACTATTAGCCAAGCCGACGCCCGTCTGCTATCGAACCACCAAGGATTCCTGATTGGGCAAAGTAAAACTTACACAATCCCAGAAGTGAAACGTCCAGAGTTTTCCACACCACTTGTTTTGAAAATAGTAAATTATATACAAGAAACAACGATGTGGCTAAAAGAAATATTAGAAAAAGAGGGCGTCCCTATTGAATTAAAACAAATTTCCTTCACCGATAATCTCTATGATGATGACCGCAACCAATCATTCGACCGTTTTATTCATGGTGAAATATTCGAGATGAATAAAAACTTCTCATTTTTCCAGCTTCTTAAAAATGGATACTCGCCATTAGCAGCGATTGTTAAAAATGAACCCACACTAAACCGTTATCTAGCTGACTATGCGCATACCCCCTTCGAAGATTGGACAGCCTTAAACCTGAAGGTCGAGAAAGCACTGCTTGAAAACTCTGTCATGATTCCGTTATATTACGCCAAACGTCAAATTCCATTCTCAGCCGATTTGATGAACATCAATATAAAGCATTTTGGTTATATTGATTTTTCTAAGGTATGGGTGAGGCCGACTATTAAGTAA
- a CDS encoding RNA polymerase sigma-70 factor, with product MQELYEQYKGLLFTLAYQLTGSVHDAEDAVQDVFLKLYDVERESLVDPKAYLCKMVTNHCRDVFKSARKRREQYVGQWLPEPLLTSNDELFESVVQGELLSYAMLVLLERLSPTERAVFVLREALGFEYVAIAELVDKSEANCRKLNSRAKGRMGISPDESVYPETESEEWVRRFLAALEQGNVDTVVAMLAKDVVLVSDGGGKAFAAANPIESRDFVARFLFGLMRKLPQYSGGMHLEMRDINRQTGLVVYSDEGIDTVVLMHVEKNSIRNLYFVRNPDKLGHLLN from the coding sequence ATGCAAGAGTTATATGAGCAATATAAAGGACTACTATTTACGCTTGCCTACCAACTGACAGGATCGGTCCACGATGCGGAAGATGCTGTGCAAGACGTATTCCTAAAGTTGTATGACGTTGAGCGGGAAAGTTTGGTTGATCCGAAAGCATATCTGTGCAAAATGGTCACTAATCACTGTCGGGATGTATTCAAGTCGGCGCGAAAACGACGGGAACAGTATGTCGGCCAGTGGCTTCCCGAGCCCCTTCTTACCTCGAATGATGAATTGTTTGAATCGGTTGTTCAAGGTGAGTTGTTGTCCTATGCTATGCTCGTGTTGCTTGAAAGGCTGTCTCCAACGGAAAGGGCAGTGTTCGTACTTCGCGAGGCGCTTGGTTTTGAATATGTAGCTATTGCCGAGCTTGTTGACAAAAGCGAAGCGAATTGCCGCAAGCTAAATAGCCGTGCGAAAGGAAGGATGGGGATTAGCCCTGATGAGTCAGTCTATCCCGAAACAGAGAGCGAGGAGTGGGTACGTCGATTCCTAGCGGCTCTTGAACAGGGAAACGTGGATACAGTTGTAGCCATGCTCGCAAAAGATGTCGTATTGGTCTCTGATGGTGGAGGGAAAGCGTTCGCCGCCGCCAATCCTATTGAATCCCGTGATTTCGTCGCGCGGTTCCTTTTCGGGTTAATGCGTAAGTTACCTCAGTACTCAGGAGGCATGCATCTCGAAATGAGGGATATCAATCGCCAAACGGGGCTTGTTGTCTATTCAGACGAAGGCATCGACACTGTTGTGCTAATGCATGTCGAGAAAAATTCAATTCGCAATTTATACTTTGTTCGGAACCCAGATAAGCTAGGACATTTGTTGAACTGA
- a CDS encoding FAD-dependent oxidoreductase, with product MKELTCIVVGGGYAGINAVKAIQKRFKGEASKRKLRVILIDKNPYHFRKVLLFKPAVGDEDITVPLTRLFPDGVEFVQATVTKIESKEKRLIFRDAETNESSLKYDILVLAVGSVVRQPDSNQGGLALASLEAAQKIRESWRVNLQKAIQEKSTKERQRLMTIAVAGAGISGIETSAELAYFIRKDAAKLGLDPDAVRIKLCNANKRLFSNGPEKVGLKLERSLGACGVTVLHESKVLHEKEGTLTLPNGETMPVGLCIWTLGLLPNPMLQSIGLPITSEGYVIVDASYRVPGADGVYSIGDCARIVDPASGRLDGKTCKEATFQAARLGKILVADIIGRPAPSHKRGIDLFCFSLGPGQGMLWTHQCGLDIIFTGKLGWRMRKFTWDSASLLK from the coding sequence ATGAAAGAATTGACATGCATTGTCGTAGGTGGAGGATATGCGGGCATTAATGCAGTTAAAGCGATTCAAAAAAGGTTTAAAGGTGAAGCAAGTAAACGAAAACTTCGAGTTATTTTAATAGACAAGAACCCCTATCACTTTCGCAAAGTATTGCTTTTTAAGCCCGCGGTCGGAGACGAGGATATCACTGTTCCTTTAACTAGGCTGTTTCCTGATGGAGTCGAATTCGTTCAGGCGACTGTTACGAAAATCGAATCGAAGGAAAAAAGGTTGATTTTCCGGGATGCTGAAACCAATGAGAGTTCGCTGAAATATGACATTCTTGTCTTGGCGGTTGGGAGTGTTGTACGGCAACCTGATTCTAATCAGGGAGGGCTAGCGTTGGCGAGTTTAGAGGCTGCGCAGAAGATTCGGGAGTCATGGCGCGTGAATTTACAGAAAGCCATTCAGGAAAAAAGTACGAAAGAGCGTCAAAGATTAATGACCATTGCCGTTGCGGGAGCAGGCATAAGTGGCATCGAGACATCTGCTGAACTAGCTTATTTCATTCGTAAAGATGCGGCGAAATTAGGACTTGACCCGGATGCTGTGAGAATAAAATTATGTAACGCGAACAAGAGATTGTTCTCAAATGGTCCGGAAAAGGTAGGACTCAAATTGGAACGTTCACTTGGTGCTTGCGGAGTAACAGTCTTGCATGAGAGCAAGGTACTGCATGAAAAAGAAGGAACGCTAACCTTACCGAACGGCGAAACAATGCCCGTTGGCTTATGTATCTGGACGCTAGGATTGTTACCTAACCCAATGTTGCAAAGTATCGGGTTGCCAATTACTTCGGAAGGATACGTGATTGTAGATGCAAGTTATCGGGTTCCAGGAGCTGATGGTGTATACAGTATTGGTGACTGTGCGCGAATCGTAGACCCCGCTAGCGGACGGTTGGACGGGAAGACATGTAAGGAAGCAACTTTTCAAGCAGCAAGGCTTGGAAAGATTTTAGTGGCGGATATTATTGGGCGTCCAGCACCTTCACATAAGAGGGGTATTGACTTATTTTGCTTTTCTTTAGGTCCGGGGCAAGGAATGTTATGGACACATCAATGCGGTTTAGATATTATTTTTACAGGAAAGCTGGGTTGGCGAATGAGGAAATTCACTTGGGATTCAGCAAGTCTGTTAAAATAA
- a CDS encoding DUF1835 domain-containing protein, producing the protein MIQIKTKVKDRFIYFFVEPNIVFVYHIETEQYVTMSGFMDNLDKIETFEINHEANFKTFDHRGNQPIEEIGFFINQDGMNEMVEEINQQIQKARQVKGPEDQLGAVHIVTSESAAGSLRVGLEKPNTVIGFPDSFSTGPLWKLDKEVGRNFRKEWLFENINYEFDDYEQDNKVSNTLREIEDIAGHRQIYLWYGNNADEQIGLRFFLYLLRDKANEIFLVNSTELYKKSNAAEEGQPIFHTGQMESEIVRTFSEKNKEIKPLSDIMRTQFHREWEKLAQTKDVLRVWKDNEIQGVPEHHYDPLILETLKKLHDEQGSKDFIKTGSLLGEIVERTDTHIDIFFLEHRIRYLVYSGALELKGIPKSMRHYSVRFR; encoded by the coding sequence TTGATTCAAATAAAAACGAAAGTCAAAGATCGATTTATCTACTTTTTTGTGGAACCCAATATCGTTTTTGTTTATCACATAGAAACAGAACAATACGTAACGATGTCAGGTTTTATGGATAATCTAGACAAGATTGAGACATTTGAAATCAATCATGAAGCCAATTTTAAAACGTTTGATCACAGGGGAAACCAGCCGATTGAAGAAATAGGATTCTTTATAAATCAGGATGGTATGAATGAGATGGTAGAGGAAATCAATCAGCAGATTCAAAAGGCTCGACAGGTAAAGGGACCCGAGGATCAATTGGGTGCGGTGCATATCGTTACTTCAGAATCGGCAGCAGGTTCTTTAAGAGTAGGACTTGAAAAACCGAATACTGTCATTGGATTTCCAGACAGCTTTTCGACTGGACCGTTGTGGAAGTTAGATAAAGAAGTGGGTCGAAACTTCCGAAAAGAATGGCTATTTGAGAATATTAACTATGAGTTTGATGATTATGAACAGGACAATAAAGTGAGCAATACGTTGCGTGAGATTGAGGATATAGCTGGTCATAGGCAAATTTATCTTTGGTATGGAAATAATGCTGATGAACAAATAGGTCTCCGATTTTTTCTTTATTTATTGCGAGATAAAGCAAATGAGATTTTTCTTGTGAATTCTACGGAACTCTATAAAAAATCCAATGCTGCTGAAGAGGGACAACCTATTTTTCATACGGGGCAAATGGAATCGGAAATTGTAAGGACATTTTCTGAGAAAAATAAAGAAATTAAACCATTATCAGATATCATGCGGACTCAATTTCATCGGGAGTGGGAAAAACTAGCCCAAACGAAAGATGTTTTACGTGTGTGGAAAGACAATGAAATTCAAGGTGTGCCAGAACATCATTATGATCCTCTTATCCTTGAAACACTGAAAAAGCTTCATGATGAGCAAGGATCGAAAGATTTTATCAAGACAGGAAGTTTGCTTGGAGAAATAGTGGAGCGAACAGATACGCATATAGATATTTTCTTTTTAGAACATAGAATTCGGTATTTAGTATACAGTGGGGCACTCGAGTTAAAAGGAATACCCAAGTCAATGAGGCATTATAGTGTGAGATTTCGGTGA
- a CDS encoding SLAP domain-containing protein: protein MMQKLYFESAWDKTIAPSDREKIGKTFQEQALHLEDGIHFTFLWKAKNHKGELLIAVLIHNCEETTLHIQDAIVTYLERDEKIATSLFSVPCEIAGKTTMPWTFIFSESNQISQAAQYVIQN from the coding sequence ATGATGCAAAAGCTATATTTTGAATCCGCATGGGATAAAACAATTGCCCCAAGTGATCGAGAAAAAATCGGAAAAACATTCCAAGAACAAGCACTGCACCTTGAGGATGGCATTCATTTTACATTTCTATGGAAAGCTAAAAATCATAAAGGTGAATTATTAATTGCTGTGCTTATTCATAATTGCGAGGAAACCACCTTACATATACAAGATGCAATTGTTACTTACCTAGAAAGGGATGAGAAAATCGCTACAAGTCTATTCAGTGTGCCTTGTGAGATTGCTGGAAAAACAACAATGCCCTGGACATTTATTTTTTCAGAATCCAATCAGATATCACAGGCTGCACAATATGTGATTCAAAATTAG
- a CDS encoding radical SAM/SPASM domain-containing protein yields MKTFKKVYVEIISVCNLACSFCPPTIRDPKIIKLDAFNDILDQLSPHTKYIYLHVKGEPLMHPRIDQLLDAAHAKGFKVNITTNGTLIKKNAKKLLGKPALRQINFSLHSFDGHEGSENREKYLGDILEFVREAKEFSTIISYRLWNLQQEHKNDVAKRRNRETLEILENEYDLDFRIEEKVQPGKGVKITNNVYLNQDHEFQWPSLLAPEDDGKGFCHALRNQAAILVDGTVVPCCLDGEGVINLGNVKETSFSDIIEGERATNLVDGFSRREAVEEMCRKCGYRQKFGV; encoded by the coding sequence TTGAAAACATTTAAAAAAGTGTATGTTGAAATCATAAGCGTTTGTAATCTTGCGTGCAGCTTCTGTCCTCCGACAATCAGGGACCCCAAAATTATTAAGCTGGATGCCTTTAACGACATTTTAGATCAGCTTAGTCCCCACACGAAGTATATTTATCTTCATGTAAAAGGTGAACCGCTTATGCATCCAAGAATCGATCAATTATTGGATGCTGCGCACGCCAAGGGATTTAAGGTGAATATCACGACGAATGGGACGCTTATTAAGAAAAATGCCAAGAAGTTACTGGGGAAACCAGCTTTGCGTCAAATAAACTTTTCGTTACATAGTTTTGACGGACACGAAGGCTCAGAAAATCGGGAAAAGTATTTGGGCGATATTCTTGAATTTGTACGTGAGGCTAAAGAATTTAGTACGATTATTTCGTATCGTTTATGGAATCTTCAACAAGAACATAAAAATGATGTAGCGAAGAGAAGAAACCGTGAAACGTTGGAGATTTTGGAGAATGAGTATGACTTAGACTTCAGGATTGAAGAAAAAGTACAGCCAGGTAAAGGCGTAAAAATTACGAACAACGTCTATCTCAATCAAGACCATGAATTCCAATGGCCGAGTCTGCTGGCCCCTGAGGATGATGGCAAAGGATTTTGTCATGCACTTCGCAACCAAGCTGCTATTCTTGTAGATGGAACAGTTGTCCCTTGCTGTCTCGACGGAGAAGGCGTCATCAATTTGGGAAATGTGAAGGAAACATCTTTTTCTGACATTATCGAGGGAGAGCGAGCAACTAATCTTGTCGATGGTTTTTCTAGAAGAGAAGCAGTTGAAGAAATGTGTAGGAAGTGTGGGTATAGACAGAAATTTGGGGTTTAG
- a CDS encoding SprT family zinc-dependent metalloprotease gives MEGRKNELKVTIENEILKINVQYSSRKKLSIHIDPFGFITVKAPKGTSEEQIVSAIDSNGKQILAKIHEIVAAREIPKAREYHTKGKFLYLGKEHFLHELIEINGLDEETLKRNLKRFYINSCKAITAERVKVYQKQLKVNPKMIEIVESKAKWGSCSSDRNLTFNYRLAMAPIEVIDYVVIHELCHIHHMNHDRSFWRRVGSIMPDYKEKEEYLARNGHLMYL, from the coding sequence ATTGAAGGGAGAAAGAACGAACTGAAAGTTACAATTGAAAATGAAATTCTCAAAATTAATGTCCAGTATAGCAGTAGGAAGAAGTTATCCATTCATATAGATCCGTTTGGTTTTATAACGGTTAAGGCACCAAAAGGTACAAGTGAAGAACAGATTGTCAGTGCAATCGACAGTAATGGGAAACAGATTTTAGCGAAAATCCATGAAATCGTAGCAGCTCGGGAAATCCCAAAGGCAAGGGAGTATCATACAAAGGGAAAGTTCTTGTACCTCGGGAAAGAACATTTTCTTCATGAATTAATCGAGATAAATGGATTAGATGAGGAGACTCTCAAGAGAAATCTCAAAAGGTTCTATATCAACAGTTGTAAGGCGATTACAGCAGAACGGGTAAAAGTCTATCAAAAACAACTTAAAGTAAATCCTAAAATGATTGAAATAGTGGAGTCCAAGGCGAAATGGGGAAGTTGTAGTTCGGATAGAAATCTAACCTTTAATTATCGGTTGGCAATGGCCCCGATTGAAGTCATCGATTACGTGGTTATCCATGAGTTATGCCATATACATCATATGAATCATGATCGCTCATTTTGGAGACGGGTGGGTAGTATTATGCCAGATTATAAAGAGAAAGAAGAGTATTTGGCGAGGAATGGGCATTTGATGTATCTTTAA
- a CDS encoding cyclic 2,3-diphosphoglycerate synthase codes for MERKNTIIIGAAGRDFHNFNTVYRNNEAYNVVAFTATQIPDIDGRKYPSELAGELYPEGIPIYSQDQLPTLIEELDVDECVFAYSDIAYEDVMGIGAIVNAAGANFTLLGPKGTQLKSNKPVISVCAVRTGTGKSQTSRKIIETLLEHGLKVVAVRHPMPYGDLNAQRVQRFATVEDLKKHNCTIEEMEEYEPHVARGNIIYAGVDYADILAAAENDPDGCDVILWDGGNNDFSFFQPDLAVTVLDPHRPGHELKYYPGEVSLRTADVAIINKIDSATAEAIQIVENNIKFASPTSTIIKAESKITVDNPEIIVGKRVLVVEDGPTLTHGEMKIGAGTVAAERLGAKELVDPRPFAVGSLIDTFNKYQHVQSVLPAMGYGEQQLKDLEETINNTDCDAVIIGTPMDLSRIITINKPFTRVHYDLDEVGGPNLSGILKGFIQEHMAVK; via the coding sequence ATGGAGAGAAAAAATACAATTATTATAGGTGCTGCAGGAAGAGACTTCCATAATTTTAATACTGTTTATCGTAATAATGAAGCGTATAATGTTGTCGCTTTTACGGCAACTCAAATACCTGATATAGATGGACGTAAATATCCAAGTGAATTAGCAGGTGAACTTTATCCAGAGGGGATTCCGATTTATTCACAAGACCAACTGCCGACGTTGATTGAAGAGTTGGATGTGGATGAATGTGTGTTTGCATACAGCGATATTGCATATGAAGATGTGATGGGTATTGGTGCAATTGTCAATGCAGCGGGTGCGAATTTCACGCTTCTTGGACCAAAAGGGACGCAGTTAAAGAGTAATAAACCAGTTATTTCGGTTTGTGCTGTGCGTACTGGAACGGGTAAAAGTCAAACGTCACGAAAAATTATTGAAACGCTGTTGGAGCACGGTTTAAAAGTTGTTGCAGTGAGACATCCAATGCCTTATGGCGATTTAAATGCTCAACGTGTTCAACGTTTTGCGACAGTGGAGGACTTGAAGAAACATAATTGTACAATTGAAGAAATGGAAGAGTATGAGCCACATGTGGCCCGTGGAAATATTATCTATGCAGGTGTTGATTATGCAGATATTTTAGCGGCAGCTGAAAATGATCCGGATGGCTGTGATGTTATTTTATGGGACGGAGGAAATAATGATTTCTCTTTCTTCCAGCCCGATTTAGCGGTTACTGTATTGGATCCGCATCGTCCAGGTCATGAGTTGAAATACTATCCTGGTGAAGTGAGTTTACGAACAGCTGATGTTGCGATTATTAATAAAATTGATAGTGCAACGGCAGAAGCCATTCAAATTGTTGAAAATAATATTAAATTTGCAAGCCCTACTAGTACGATTATTAAAGCGGAGTCAAAAATTACGGTTGATAATCCAGAAATCATTGTTGGGAAACGTGTATTAGTCGTTGAAGATGGTCCGACGTTAACACACGGGGAGATGAAAATTGGTGCAGGTACAGTTGCGGCCGAACGTTTAGGCGCCAAAGAATTAGTTGACCCACGTCCATTCGCAGTTGGTTCATTAATCGATACGTTTAACAAATATCAACATGTTCAAAGCGTCTTGCCTGCGATGGGGTACGGTGAACAACAATTGAAGGATCTTGAAGAAACTATCAATAATACGGACTGTGATGCGGTAATTATTGGAACACCAATGGATTTATCCCGTATTATTACGATTAATAAACCATTTACGCGTGTGCATTATGATTTAGACGAAGTTGGTGGTCCTAATTTAAGTGGGATTTTAAAAGGGTTTATACAAGAACATATGGCTGTAAAGTAA
- a CDS encoding YueI family protein, protein MSNNVDDYLQRGFYGAKETKPAERRKFLGTIRERIVIALTQEQVRESGIYQQVEEALKGNREARLYLNGHMYYEELSKYVKVASKYHVDFTIVTNKNHQSKIGLVLAYDYAIDKDEIYVKKEIPIAKPLKKDKSGFYATLLKVFKKS, encoded by the coding sequence GTGTCAAACAATGTGGATGATTATCTTCAGCGCGGCTTTTATGGCGCTAAAGAAACGAAGCCAGCAGAACGCCGGAAATTTCTTGGTACAATTCGTGAACGTATCGTGATTGCTCTTACGCAGGAACAAGTGAGAGAAAGCGGTATTTATCAACAAGTCGAGGAGGCCCTAAAAGGAAATAGAGAGGCCCGTCTATACTTGAATGGACATATGTATTATGAAGAGTTGTCGAAATATGTGAAGGTCGCTTCCAAATATCATGTGGATTTTACAATCGTCACCAATAAAAATCATCAATCTAAAATTGGTCTAGTCCTCGCATATGACTATGCGATTGATAAAGATGAGATTTATGTAAAAAAAGAAATCCCGATTGCGAAGCCGTTAAAAAAGGATAAGAGTGGATTTTATGCAACATTATTAAAAGTATTCAAGAAGAGTTAA